In a genomic window of Demequina muriae:
- the hisS gene encoding histidine--tRNA ligase: protein MARVRPLSGFPEWTPAERVVEAQLIESLRETFRLHGFAEIETRAVEPLDRLAGKSDAAKEIYTLGRLGAEPDAESKVGLHFDLTVPFARYVEEFQHALAFPFKRFQIQKVWRGERPQEGRYREFYQADIDVVGRDTLPAHLEVEVAVVMARALAALPVPAATMRVNNRRLVEGFYRGVGIDDVAGALRSVDKLDKIGPDGVRVELTGKGVSASAADAVLELARISAPDAGFVAAVEDLWATTPTIDDVAEPQAELREGLAQLVALVEGVNAAVPDTAVADLRIARGLDYYTGSVYETFLAGHEDLGSICSGGRYDSLVAGGGFPGVGMSIGVSRLVSRVIGANLARASRAVPSAVLVAVTDESTRPASNAIADALRARGIATEVAPAAAKFGKQIQYADRRGIPFVWFADSGEVKDIRSGDQVAADPASWEPPAEDARPRIVTS, encoded by the coding sequence ATGGCACGCGTGAGACCCCTGTCCGGATTCCCCGAGTGGACGCCCGCTGAGCGCGTCGTCGAGGCGCAGCTGATCGAGTCGCTGCGCGAGACGTTCCGCCTCCACGGCTTTGCGGAGATCGAGACGCGCGCGGTCGAGCCGCTGGACCGCCTGGCGGGCAAGTCCGATGCCGCCAAGGAGATCTACACGCTCGGCCGGCTGGGCGCCGAACCGGACGCGGAGTCCAAGGTGGGACTGCACTTCGACCTGACCGTGCCGTTCGCCCGCTATGTCGAGGAGTTCCAGCACGCCCTCGCCTTCCCGTTCAAACGGTTCCAGATACAGAAGGTGTGGCGCGGAGAGCGCCCGCAGGAGGGCCGCTACCGCGAGTTCTATCAGGCCGACATCGACGTGGTGGGGCGTGACACTCTGCCCGCCCATCTCGAGGTGGAGGTCGCCGTCGTGATGGCTCGCGCTCTCGCCGCCCTGCCCGTTCCCGCCGCGACCATGCGCGTCAACAACCGCCGGCTGGTCGAGGGCTTCTACCGGGGCGTGGGCATCGACGACGTCGCGGGCGCGCTGCGCAGCGTCGACAAGCTCGACAAGATCGGCCCGGACGGCGTACGCGTCGAGCTCACCGGCAAGGGCGTGAGCGCCAGCGCGGCCGATGCGGTCCTCGAGCTCGCGCGCATCAGCGCGCCGGACGCGGGATTCGTGGCGGCGGTCGAGGACCTGTGGGCGACAACTCCCACCATCGACGACGTCGCCGAACCGCAGGCCGAGCTGCGCGAGGGGCTGGCTCAGCTCGTGGCGTTGGTCGAAGGAGTGAACGCCGCGGTGCCGGACACCGCAGTCGCCGATCTCCGCATCGCGCGGGGGCTCGACTACTACACGGGCTCGGTGTACGAGACGTTCCTGGCGGGCCACGAGGACCTGGGTTCCATCTGCTCGGGCGGCCGCTACGACTCGCTGGTCGCGGGCGGCGGGTTCCCGGGTGTCGGCATGTCCATCGGCGTGAGCCGCCTCGTGAGCCGCGTGATCGGCGCGAACCTCGCGCGGGCGTCGCGTGCGGTGCCGTCGGCGGTGCTGGTCGCCGTGACGGACGAGTCGACGCGCCCCGCCTCGAACGCGATCGCCGACGCTCTGCGTGCGCGAGGCATCGCGACCGAGGTCGCGCCCGCCGCGGCGAAGTTCGGCAAGCAGATCCAGTACGCCGACAGGCGCGGCATCCCGTTCGTGTGGTTCGCGGATTCCGGCGAGGTCAAGGACATCCGCTCGGGTGATCAGGTCGCGGCTGACCCGGCGAGCTGGGAGCCCCCCGCCGAGGACGCCCGCCCGCGCATCGTGACGTCCTAA